In one Methanocorpusculum vombati genomic region, the following are encoded:
- a CDS encoding winged helix-turn-helix transcriptional regulator, with the protein MLLRIITYPMAYIPPSAAKILSLLYLSSGLGLLVLYRRTTNRKNPDAASRREQIHTYISDHPGKTKQELADALTLPRSSLNYHLNRLLETQNILAIRYGKQLHYLPANTGLTDNQKNLLPLLTKEKDHLLFQTLLNHPALTRNEIAAELNLSRTTTIWYLQKLNRHHLLTTHKHDRTLRYSLTPETITAYQNITQPLTPPPGPNTA; encoded by the coding sequence ATGCTGTTACGCATTATCACCTACCCCATGGCGTACATCCCCCCCTCCGCAGCAAAAATCCTCTCGCTCCTCTACCTCTCCTCCGGCCTCGGCCTCCTCGTCCTCTACCGCCGAACCACCAACCGAAAAAACCCGGACGCAGCCTCCCGCAGAGAACAGATCCACACCTACATCAGCGACCACCCCGGAAAAACCAAACAGGAACTCGCCGACGCCCTCACTCTCCCCCGCAGCTCGCTCAACTACCACCTCAACCGGCTCCTGGAAACACAGAACATCCTCGCAATCCGGTACGGCAAACAACTGCATTACCTCCCCGCAAACACCGGCCTCACCGACAACCAGAAAAATCTCCTCCCCCTCCTCACCAAAGAAAAAGACCACCTCCTCTTCCAGACCTTACTCAACCACCCCGCCCTCACCCGAAACGAAATCGCCGCAGAACTCAACCTCTCCCGAACCACAACCATCTGGTATCTCCAAAAACTCAACCGACACCACCTGCTCACCACCCACAAACACGACAGAACACTCAGGTACAGCCTCACCCCCGAAACAATCACCGCATATCAGAACATTACCCAACCTCTCACCCCGCCGCCCGGCCCAAACACCGCATAA
- a CDS encoding cation transporter, whose product MKKTYTLQNLDCAHCAALMETRIKKINGVTDASVSFMTQKLTLTADDTRFDEIIREVKKTCKKIEPDCIILP is encoded by the coding sequence ATGAAAAAAACCTACACCCTCCAAAACCTCGACTGTGCCCACTGCGCCGCCCTCATGGAAACCCGCATCAAAAAAATCAACGGCGTCACCGACGCCTCCGTCAGCTTCATGACCCAGAAACTCACCCTCACCGCCGACGACACCCGCTTCGACGAAATCATCCGGGAAGTCAAAAAAACCTGCAAAAAAATCGAACCGGACTGCATCATCCTCCCCTAA
- a CDS encoding restriction endonuclease subunit S: MRRLRNRSASLIEFAKIILRKKYECEDSFYDNISTLNSFCKTITSGGTPNRGNHKYWHPNDINWLKNGEIKNNIIVNTEESISKLGFSESSTKLIPANSVSMAMYCVSDIQVSFNTIPLCTNQAVINLITDDLKKSIFLYYLLMIFGNYITTQANGSAQQNLSKDILNTFEFKIPRLEAPLFSYLEKNIALRTCITKEINTLVKIKESILSTLTY; the protein is encoded by the coding sequence CTGCGGCGGCTGAGGAACCGTTCGGCGTCTTTAATAGAATTTGCCAAGATAATCCTCAGAAAAAAATACGAGTGTGAGGATTCATTTTATGATAACATTTCCACATTAAACTCTTTTTGTAAGACCATAACATCGGGAGGGACTCCAAACAGAGGGAATCATAAATATTGGCATCCAAATGATATTAATTGGCTTAAAAATGGTGAAATCAAAAATAACATTATCGTAAATACTGAAGAGTCTATTTCCAAGCTGGGGTTCTCAGAAAGTTCTACGAAATTAATACCTGCCAATTCTGTGAGCATGGCTATGTATTGTGTTTCAGACATTCAAGTTTCATTCAACACCATCCCATTATGCACAAATCAAGCAGTGATAAATCTAATTACAGATGATCTAAAAAAATCAATATTTTTATACTATTTACTCATGATATTTGGAAATTATATTACAACACAAGCAAATGGATCTGCACAACAAAATTTATCTAAGGATATACTGAACACGTTTGAGTTTAAAATTCCTCGACTGGAAGCTCCCTTATTTAGTTATCTTGAAAAAAATATTGCCCTAAGGACATGCATAACAAAGGAGATTAATACATTAGTGAAAATTAAAGAATCAATTTTATCAACATTAACTTACTAA
- a CDS encoding type I restriction endonuclease subunit R — protein MSYFNESALEESIMELFGDEDYTHLKGEQLHREKAEQLLAEDLKTYLLNRYAHHHLTANELNRILHQLRTIPGTLYEANKTFCKYLSDGFIFPREDRTQKDIYLELIDYANPENNIWKIVNQIEIEGINGQIRIPDAIIYLNGLPITVLEFKSAVKENATIADAYTQLTIRYKRDIPDLFKYHAFLVISDGINNKYGTLFTPYEYFYSWRKINSEDTDQDGISSLTTMIQGLFRKDRLLAVLKDFIYFPDKDKNDTKIICRYPQYFGATKLLSNIKTHMRPHGDGKGGTYFGATGCGKSYTMLFLTRMLMKSPELRSPTILLITDRKDLDDQLSKQFLKAKKYVGDEKILDIDSRETLKKELQGRTSGGVYLTTIQKFTEDISLLTDRTNVICISDEAHRSQLNLDQKIKITADGIKRYYGFAKYLHASLPNATYVGFTGTPIDETLNVFGDIVDSYTMIESVNDGITVRLVYEGRAAKVSLNDTTVEAIEDYYAKCELAGSNTYQIEESKKAVTKLDVILGDADRLRAVANDFITHYETRVREGATISGKAMFVCANRTIAYNLYQFIIEQRPEWAKPKLSPDETQLTPEDKKELKPIELIKLVMTRNKDDPRNLYTMLGTSEDRKELDRQFKNIKSNFKIAIVVDMWITGFDVPSLDAIYIDKPIQKHTLIQTISRVNRVYPGKDKGLIVDYIGIKTKMNEALRQYTDYKTGEFEGIEESVRIVKDQLEILGQMFHNFNSHDFFHGTPKEQLTCLNRAVEYIQLTEELELRFMRESKRMKQAYNLCSASDQITPDERNSIHFYMAVRSVLFKLTKGDSPDITQMNAYVRKLLEEAIISDGIEELFETEKQISVDIFSDEYLNKIHAILLPNTKIKVLQRLLAQAITDVKKVNKIMGIEFTERLNEIVREYNNRRRDEAYTKEVLDELVNRLTDLLADLKSEKNSFIALGIDYEEKAFYDILKAVSLKYKFEYPEDKMILLASKTKEIVDDRARYTDWATREDIKADLQVALILLLDEYGYPPVTHDEVYQEVLEQAENFKKYAK, from the coding sequence ATGTCCTATTTCAATGAATCAGCCCTGGAAGAGTCTATCATGGAACTGTTTGGGGATGAAGACTACACCCATCTGAAAGGCGAACAGCTCCACCGAGAAAAAGCAGAACAGCTTCTTGCCGAGGATCTGAAAACATACCTCCTCAACCGATATGCCCACCACCATCTCACTGCAAACGAACTCAACAGAATTCTTCATCAACTCCGTACCATCCCCGGAACTCTCTACGAAGCCAACAAAACATTCTGCAAATACCTCTCTGACGGCTTTATCTTTCCCCGGGAAGATCGCACCCAAAAGGACATCTACCTTGAACTCATTGACTATGCCAATCCAGAAAACAACATCTGGAAAATCGTCAATCAGATTGAAATCGAAGGCATTAACGGACAGATCAGAATCCCGGATGCCATCATCTATCTAAACGGCCTCCCCATCACCGTCCTTGAGTTTAAAAGCGCCGTCAAAGAAAATGCCACCATCGCTGACGCATACACCCAGCTTACTATCCGCTACAAACGCGACATCCCGGACCTTTTCAAATATCATGCTTTCCTCGTCATCAGCGACGGTATCAACAACAAATACGGCACCCTCTTCACCCCATATGAATACTTCTACTCCTGGCGAAAAATCAACTCAGAAGACACCGACCAAGACGGCATCAGCTCCCTTACCACCATGATTCAGGGACTCTTCCGAAAAGACCGCCTGCTTGCCGTCCTCAAAGACTTCATCTACTTCCCTGACAAAGACAAAAATGACACCAAAATTATCTGCCGATATCCCCAATACTTTGGTGCAACCAAACTACTCTCCAACATCAAAACCCATATGCGTCCGCATGGCGACGGCAAAGGAGGAACCTACTTTGGTGCAACCGGCTGCGGCAAAAGTTACACCATGCTCTTCCTCACCCGCATGCTCATGAAAAGCCCCGAACTCCGCAGCCCCACCATACTTCTCATCACCGACCGAAAAGACCTGGACGATCAACTCTCCAAACAGTTTCTCAAAGCAAAAAAGTATGTCGGCGACGAAAAAATTCTTGACATAGACTCCCGTGAAACTCTCAAAAAGGAACTTCAGGGCAGAACAAGCGGAGGAGTCTACCTTACCACCATTCAGAAATTCACCGAAGACATTTCTCTTCTCACCGACAGAACAAATGTAATCTGCATCTCAGACGAAGCCCACCGCAGCCAGCTCAACCTTGACCAAAAAATCAAAATCACCGCAGACGGAATTAAACGCTACTATGGATTTGCAAAATACCTGCACGCCTCTCTGCCGAATGCCACCTACGTAGGATTTACCGGTACTCCCATAGACGAAACCCTCAACGTATTCGGTGACATCGTCGACTCCTACACCATGATCGAATCCGTCAACGATGGAATCACCGTTCGGTTGGTCTACGAAGGACGTGCCGCAAAAGTCAGTCTCAACGACACAACCGTAGAGGCCATTGAAGACTACTATGCAAAGTGCGAGCTGGCAGGATCAAACACCTATCAGATCGAAGAAAGCAAAAAAGCCGTAACCAAACTTGACGTAATCCTTGGAGATGCGGACAGATTACGGGCAGTTGCAAACGACTTCATCACCCATTACGAAACCCGTGTGCGCGAAGGAGCAACCATCTCCGGAAAAGCCATGTTCGTCTGTGCCAACCGAACCATCGCGTATAACCTCTACCAATTCATCATAGAACAACGCCCCGAATGGGCAAAACCCAAACTCTCCCCTGACGAAACCCAACTCACCCCCGAAGACAAAAAAGAACTCAAACCAATTGAACTGATCAAACTGGTCATGACGCGGAACAAAGACGACCCCCGCAACCTCTATACCATGCTAGGCACCAGTGAAGATCGCAAAGAACTTGACCGTCAGTTCAAAAATATCAAATCCAACTTCAAAATTGCCATTGTTGTGGACATGTGGATAACAGGATTTGACGTCCCATCCCTTGACGCCATCTACATCGACAAACCCATTCAAAAACACACCCTCATTCAAACCATTTCACGAGTAAACCGTGTCTATCCCGGCAAAGACAAAGGTCTCATCGTAGATTACATTGGCATCAAGACCAAGATGAACGAAGCCCTCAGACAGTATACCGACTACAAAACAGGAGAATTTGAAGGAATAGAAGAATCTGTTCGGATCGTCAAAGACCAACTGGAAATCCTCGGACAGATGTTCCACAACTTCAACAGCCATGACTTTTTCCATGGAACCCCCAAAGAACAACTCACCTGCCTCAACAGAGCAGTAGAGTATATTCAGCTCACTGAAGAGCTTGAACTCCGTTTCATGCGTGAATCCAAACGGATGAAACAGGCATACAACCTCTGTAGTGCAAGTGATCAAATCACCCCTGACGAACGTAACTCCATCCACTTCTATATGGCAGTTCGTTCCGTCCTCTTCAAACTGACCAAAGGAGATTCACCCGACATCACCCAGATGAACGCCTATGTCCGCAAACTCCTTGAAGAAGCAATCATCTCTGACGGTATCGAAGAACTCTTTGAAACCGAAAAACAGATCAGCGTTGACATATTCAGTGACGAGTATCTCAACAAAATACATGCCATCCTTCTACCCAACACTAAAATAAAAGTATTACAGCGACTTCTCGCACAAGCCATCACCGACGTGAAAAAAGTCAACAAAATCATGGGAATAGAATTCACCGAACGGCTGAACGAAATTGTCCGGGAATACAACAACCGCCGCCGTGACGAAGCCTACACAAAAGAAGTCCTTGATGAACTCGTTAACAGGCTCACTGACCTTCTGGCGGATCTGAAATCCGAAAAAAACTCATTCATAGCTTTGGGAATCGATTATGAGGAAAAAGCATTCTACGACATTCTCAAAGCCGTTTCACTCAAATACAAATTTGAATACCCTGAAGATAAGATGATTCTCTTGGCCAGCAAAACCAAAGAAATTGTTGATGATCGAGCACGCTATACCGACTGGGCCACTCGCGAGGACATTAAAGCAGATCTGCAAGTCGCTTTAATCCTCTTACTTGATGAGTATGGATATCCTCCAGTAACTCATGATGAAGTCTATCAAGAAGTTCTGGAACAGGCAGAAAACTTCAAAAAATATGCGAAATAA
- a CDS encoding winged helix-turn-helix transcriptional regulator, producing the protein MEVLELLRRNLRNTIRDLTVQTGFSRATVTRALSALKRYRVIRRVGSDKTGHWELLD; encoded by the coding sequence ATGGAGGTTTTGGAGCTGTTACGGAGAAATCTCCGGAACACCATCCGGGACCTTACCGTCCAGACCGGTTTTTCCCGGGCAACCGTCACCCGTGCCCTTTCGGCCCTGAAAAGATACCGCGTTATCCGCAGGGTCGGGTCGGATAAAACCGGGCACTGGGAACTGCTCGACTGA
- a CDS encoding helix-turn-helix domain-containing protein — protein sequence MTPELPDRDVLAAYVDEGLSIRKIAIRIGCSKTTVAQALRQHGLSRRRIRVPDEMKKKLRM from the coding sequence ATGACCCCCGAACTCCCCGACCGGGACGTTCTCGCCGCGTATGTGGACGAAGGACTCTCCATCCGCAAAATCGCCATCCGGATCGGCTGCTCCAAGACTACCGTCGCCCAAGCGCTCAGGCAGCACGGCCTCTCCCGCAGACGCATCCGCGTACCGGACGAGATGAAAAAGAAACTCAGGATGTAA
- a CDS encoding DUF4276 family protein has translation MLLKLHVEGQTEQNFVTHILKPHLEGIGYTVSAVVNPTAPGSRGGLSHYQQFKKNAKNIKHGAPDCLLTTMIDLYGLPNDFPGMDASRTIPDPWEKVASLEEALATDLAIDNFIPYIQLHEFEALLFSNIEMIDHVLSRADVSSPLPQLKYILDYYDSPENIDHNKGPSRHLQDICGKQQYAKVVWGKEIANMIGLPAMREKCPHFDQWLKSLEEAVHSAD, from the coding sequence ATGCTCCTGAAACTCCATGTGGAAGGGCAGACTGAACAGAACTTTGTGACGCACATTCTCAAACCGCATCTGGAGGGGATTGGCTATACCGTGTCAGCCGTAGTAAATCCAACCGCTCCGGGATCCCGCGGCGGCCTCAGCCACTATCAGCAGTTCAAAAAGAATGCAAAGAACATCAAACATGGTGCTCCCGATTGCCTACTCACCACCATGATTGATCTTTACGGTCTGCCGAACGATTTTCCGGGAATGGATGCGAGCAGAACCATTCCTGACCCTTGGGAAAAAGTAGCCTCCCTTGAAGAAGCATTAGCAACCGATCTGGCGATTGACAACTTCATTCCCTACATTCAGCTCCATGAGTTTGAAGCCCTGCTCTTCTCCAATATCGAAATGATCGATCACGTACTCAGCCGTGCCGACGTCTCCTCACCACTGCCCCAACTTAAGTACATTCTCGATTACTATGACTCACCCGAAAACATCGATCACAACAAAGGCCCGTCGCGGCATCTTCAGGACATCTGCGGCAAGCAGCAATATGCAAAGGTCGTGTGGGGCAAGGAAATTGCCAACATGATTGGTCTTCCGGCAATGCGGGAGAAGTGCCCGCATTTTGATCAGTGGCTGAAAAGCCTCGAAGAAGCTGTCCACTCAGCAGACTGA
- the msrA gene encoding peptide-methionine (S)-S-oxide reductase MsrA, translating to MQQCAKEDGGRMREIYVAGGCFWGVEELMRSVPGVVSATAGYANGFSSAAPSYAEVCSGRTGFAETVRVVYDPGRVSLAALVFLFFRAIDPADGGGQGNDRGTQYRPGIYFTDEESAAVVRGVAEVERRRSAGFVVEVLPLRNFFPAEEMHQRFLERHPGGYCHIRRELFAEARGMRVDPGRYERPGDAELSRVLAPEVFSVTQEGATDLPWMHPYAEESGRGIYVDAVTGEPLFSSAAKYASACGWPTFSEALDPQVVVFREDRSYGMRRTEVRSRAGDSHLGHVFSEDRESPSGVRFCVNGSALRFVPYAEMEAAGYGDLMDMV from the coding sequence ATGCAGCAGTGTGCGAAGGAGGACGGCGGGAGGATGCGGGAGATCTATGTTGCGGGCGGGTGTTTCTGGGGGGTTGAGGAGCTGATGCGGTCTGTTCCGGGTGTTGTTTCCGCGACGGCAGGGTATGCGAACGGGTTTTCTTCTGCGGCGCCTTCGTATGCGGAGGTGTGTTCGGGACGGACGGGGTTTGCGGAGACGGTACGGGTGGTGTATGATCCTGGCCGCGTGAGTCTTGCGGCGCTGGTGTTTTTGTTTTTCCGGGCGATTGATCCTGCTGATGGAGGCGGGCAGGGGAATGATCGGGGGACGCAGTACCGGCCGGGGATCTATTTTACGGATGAGGAGTCGGCGGCTGTTGTGCGAGGTGTTGCGGAGGTGGAGCGCCGCCGGTCTGCGGGGTTTGTGGTGGAGGTTCTTCCGCTGCGGAATTTTTTTCCGGCGGAGGAGATGCATCAGCGGTTTTTGGAGCGGCATCCGGGAGGGTACTGTCATATCCGGCGGGAGTTGTTTGCCGAGGCACGGGGTATGCGGGTGGATCCGGGACGGTATGAACGGCCGGGTGATGCGGAGCTTTCGCGGGTGCTGGCACCGGAGGTGTTTTCGGTGACGCAGGAGGGGGCGACGGATCTTCCCTGGATGCATCCGTATGCGGAGGAGAGCGGGCGGGGGATATATGTGGATGCGGTTACGGGCGAGCCGTTGTTTTCGTCGGCGGCGAAGTATGCGAGTGCGTGCGGGTGGCCGACGTTTTCGGAGGCGCTGGATCCGCAGGTGGTGGTGTTCCGGGAGGATCGGTCATACGGGATGCGGCGGACGGAGGTCCGGAGCCGGGCGGGGGATTCGCATCTGGGGCATGTGTTTTCGGAGGATCGGGAGTCGCCGTCGGGGGTGCGGTTTTGTGTGAACGGGTCGGCGCTGCGGTTTGTGCCGTATGCGGAGATGGAGGCGGCGGGGTACGGGGATCTGATGGATATGGTGTGA
- a CDS encoding MarC family protein, protein MEFIAVVIMLFLVESALWNLPVFQVLTQHLTPEQYTREALVAVIITFILMMLTALGGQYVLDILGVSLEGINIGGGIIILYMGFQMIVGHEFGDECTITPGNAGVKFAVPFLFGTGVCSIILTHTQAIGVIPMILAIGLINIISFVIIMFGIRILRKLGSFLNLLITLSGLYIVVVGTESIMAGVRVFLGIS, encoded by the coding sequence ATGGAATTTATTGCTGTAGTAATTATGCTGTTTTTGGTTGAATCAGCACTGTGGAATCTACCCGTGTTTCAGGTTTTGACGCAACATCTCACCCCTGAACAATATACCCGGGAAGCTCTGGTTGCGGTCATCATCACCTTTATTCTGATGATGCTGACAGCACTTGGCGGCCAGTATGTACTCGACATCTTAGGTGTCAGCCTTGAGGGGATAAATATCGGCGGCGGTATCATCATTCTCTATATGGGGTTCCAGATGATCGTTGGTCATGAGTTTGGGGATGAATGTACGATAACCCCCGGCAATGCGGGCGTCAAATTCGCGGTCCCCTTCCTCTTTGGTACGGGGGTGTGCAGTATCATCCTTACGCACACGCAGGCGATTGGCGTCATACCGATGATCCTCGCGATTGGGCTTATTAATATTATATCCTTCGTGATTATCATGTTCGGCATTCGGATTCTTCGGAAACTTGGCAGTTTCCTCAATCTGCTGATCACTCTTTCCGGCCTCTATATTGTGGTGGTCGGTACGGAAAGCATCATGGCAGGAGTCAGGGTGTTTCTGGGAATCAGTTAG
- a CDS encoding heavy metal translocating P-type ATPase — MTPLLTKNQKRTLGRIIISLALLLGILTAQQTALIPTPPLLLALYLIPYLIIGHDILLRAGKNILHGKILDENFLMTIATIGAFCLGEYPEAVAVMLFYQTGELFQNYAVSKTRKSITALMDIRPDHANIEQNGNLIEIDPEELHAGDEILIKPGDRVPLDGIILSGTSELDTASLTGESLPRPVTPGDLVISGSINLSGLLRVRVSAPYTESTVARILDLVENAAAKKAKTENFITTFARYYTPAVVGIAAALAVLPPLLLGDPFPDWISRALIFLVVSCPCALVISIPLSFYGGIGGASRNGILIKGGNYLETLARTGTVVFDKTGTLTTGTFRVTEILPADGITADQLLTWAASAESSSTHPLARSLLETFGKPLDRTKITDIKETAGRGVTANVNGIPVLAGTADHLAAAGIAVPDGTPAGTAIHIAADGRYAGCIRFADTLKPHAKNAVTALKQIGVRRIAMLTGDTPTAADRIAAELGLTSYRADLLPQDKVAGLEAIIAETTGTGTVVYVGDGINDAPVLARADIGIAMGTLGTDAAREAADIVLMDDDPAKVVTAIQISRKTYRIVRQNIIFALGVKFLVLAVAAAGFATMWEAVFADVGVAVLAILNAMRTLAFSEGLPPKLP; from the coding sequence ATGACACCCCTACTCACCAAAAACCAGAAACGGACCCTGGGGCGAATCATCATCTCCCTCGCCCTCCTCCTCGGAATCCTCACCGCCCAGCAGACCGCACTCATCCCGACCCCTCCACTCCTGCTCGCACTCTACCTCATCCCCTACCTCATCATAGGACATGACATCCTCCTCCGTGCCGGAAAAAACATCCTGCACGGAAAAATCCTCGACGAAAACTTCCTCATGACCATTGCCACAATCGGAGCATTCTGCCTCGGCGAATACCCCGAAGCAGTCGCCGTCATGCTCTTCTACCAGACCGGCGAACTCTTCCAGAACTACGCCGTCAGCAAAACCCGAAAATCCATCACCGCCCTCATGGACATCCGCCCCGACCATGCCAACATCGAACAAAACGGAAACCTCATCGAAATCGACCCCGAAGAACTCCACGCCGGAGACGAAATCCTCATCAAACCCGGAGACCGCGTACCCCTTGACGGCATCATCCTCTCCGGCACCTCCGAACTCGACACCGCATCCCTCACTGGAGAATCCCTCCCCCGCCCCGTCACCCCGGGCGATCTGGTCATCAGCGGCAGCATCAACCTCTCCGGCCTCCTCCGCGTCCGCGTCAGTGCCCCCTACACAGAATCAACCGTCGCACGAATCCTCGACCTCGTCGAAAACGCCGCCGCAAAAAAAGCAAAAACCGAGAACTTCATCACCACCTTCGCCCGATACTACACTCCGGCAGTCGTCGGCATCGCCGCAGCCCTCGCCGTACTCCCGCCCCTCCTCCTCGGTGACCCCTTCCCCGACTGGATAAGCCGTGCCCTCATCTTCCTCGTCGTCTCCTGCCCCTGTGCCCTCGTCATCTCCATCCCCCTCAGCTTCTACGGAGGCATTGGCGGAGCATCCAGAAACGGCATCCTCATCAAAGGCGGAAACTACCTCGAAACCCTCGCCCGGACCGGCACGGTCGTCTTCGACAAAACCGGCACCCTCACCACAGGAACCTTCCGGGTCACAGAAATCCTCCCGGCAGACGGCATCACCGCAGACCAGCTCCTTACCTGGGCAGCATCCGCCGAAAGCTCCAGCACCCACCCGCTTGCCCGCTCCCTCCTCGAAACCTTTGGAAAACCCCTTGACCGGACAAAAATCACCGACATCAAAGAAACAGCAGGCCGGGGCGTCACCGCAAACGTAAACGGCATCCCCGTCCTTGCCGGAACAGCCGACCATCTCGCCGCCGCAGGGATTGCCGTCCCGGACGGCACCCCTGCGGGAACCGCAATCCACATCGCCGCAGACGGCAGATATGCCGGCTGCATTCGGTTTGCCGACACCCTCAAACCCCATGCAAAGAACGCCGTCACCGCCCTCAAACAGATCGGCGTCCGCCGCATCGCCATGCTCACGGGAGACACCCCTACCGCCGCCGACCGGATCGCCGCCGAACTCGGCCTCACCTCCTACCGTGCCGACCTCCTCCCACAGGACAAAGTCGCCGGTCTTGAAGCAATCATCGCCGAAACAACCGGCACCGGCACGGTCGTCTATGTCGGTGACGGCATCAACGATGCCCCCGTTCTTGCCCGTGCAGACATCGGAATCGCCATGGGAACTCTTGGAACCGACGCCGCAAGAGAAGCAGCCGACATCGTCCTGATGGACGACGACCCCGCAAAAGTGGTGACCGCCATCCAAATCTCCCGCAAAACGTACCGGATCGTCCGGCAGAACATCATCTTCGCGCTTGGCGTCAAATTCCTCGTCCTCGCAGTTGCCGCCGCAGGATTTGCCACCATGTGGGAAGCGGTCTTTGCCGATGTCGGCGTTGCGGTACTTGCCATCCTCAACGCCATGCGGACGCTCGCATTCTCCGAAGGGCTGCCCCCCAAACTGCCGTGA
- a CDS encoding AAA family ATPase, which translates to MLSDVTQITIKGYRSLEQTSIPLHRINILIGANGSGKSNFISLFDLLRAITQNNLQTHIAQCGGANTQFYLGTKHTETLSIKIEIGNNTYEFKLAADTADACYFAEETVTFWNKRNYPKPYTEKLGTGHRETHLGESSGDPTVQSFTRDNLESWFVYHFHDTGDHSPLKRTADIDETAYLLPDGGNLAAYLYHLQKTAPDHYQGILSAIQLILPGFKEFTYRKEEKSNTVRLRWKTATSGDYTLPISAFSDGTLRFIALAALFLQPTPPKLIIIDEPELGLHPHAITILAELIHIASSKSQIILSTQSAQLVSEFSPDEIIIAENENGATTLSRPNPDTLNAWLTDYTLGDIWQSNLIGGNP; encoded by the coding sequence ATGTTGTCCGATGTCACCCAAATAACCATAAAAGGTTACCGTTCCCTCGAACAAACCTCCATCCCCCTGCATCGCATCAACATTCTTATCGGCGCAAACGGCTCCGGAAAAAGCAACTTTATCAGCCTCTTCGACCTCCTTCGGGCAATCACCCAGAACAACCTCCAGACCCACATCGCCCAATGCGGAGGAGCAAACACCCAGTTCTACCTTGGAACCAAACACACCGAAACACTCTCCATCAAAATAGAAATTGGCAACAACACCTACGAATTCAAACTTGCCGCAGATACCGCCGACGCCTGTTACTTCGCAGAAGAAACAGTCACCTTCTGGAACAAACGCAATTATCCGAAACCTTACACCGAAAAATTAGGAACCGGCCACCGTGAAACGCATCTTGGGGAATCATCCGGCGACCCAACCGTCCAAAGCTTCACCCGGGACAACCTCGAATCCTGGTTCGTCTACCACTTCCATGACACAGGCGACCACTCACCCCTCAAACGAACCGCCGACATAGACGAAACCGCCTATCTGCTCCCCGACGGCGGAAACCTCGCCGCCTATCTCTATCACCTCCAGAAAACCGCCCCGGACCACTATCAAGGAATACTCTCCGCAATCCAACTCATCCTCCCAGGATTCAAAGAGTTCACCTACCGCAAAGAAGAAAAATCAAACACCGTCCGACTCAGATGGAAAACCGCAACCTCCGGGGACTACACCCTCCCCATCTCCGCCTTCTCCGACGGAACACTTCGGTTCATCGCCCTTGCAGCCCTCTTCCTCCAGCCAACCCCCCCCAAACTCATCATCATCGACGAACCCGAACTCGGCCTCCACCCGCATGCAATAACCATCCTTGCCGAACTCATCCATATCGCGAGCAGCAAATCCCAGATCATCCTTTCCACCCAGTCCGCACAACTTGTCAGCGAATTCTCCCCCGACGAGATAATCATCGCCGAAAACGAAAACGGCGCAACAACCCTCTCCCGCCCCAACCCCGATACGCTCAATGCATGGCTGACCGATTACACCTTAGGCGACATCTGGCAAAGTAATCTCATCGGAGGGAACCCCTGA